From the Musa acuminata AAA Group cultivar baxijiao unplaced genomic scaffold, Cavendish_Baxijiao_AAA HiC_scaffold_1119, whole genome shotgun sequence genome, the window CGTTCTTAGTCTTGTTTTTGTTTCGGTAACAAAGGTCACTCAGCATCAGTCTCTTGCTGGATCGATAATAGCATCTATCTAAaacaaattctctctctctctccgttttTATTGTTCTTGTCTGAGCTGAGATCGGAGAGAGTGATCTTACGAAGATGTGACTGATTTAGCATAGCTTCTGCCGATGGATTTCATGTCATCCTTTTCTCCATTTAATCAGTTCCATCAAATATATATGAGTTAAGACGAGAAATGCCACAAACATCTTGAAGAAGCTTATCCACGCCATGAAAAGGCCTCATCATGTTCGAACAATTCAGTATATATTACTGCAAAATCGGATTGTTTTTACATAGGAGACGTAGGCTGAACAGAGAAGACGGATTTGGTTCATCTTTGAACCAAACACAAAGAGACCTCTCTCTAATTGGGACCCCAACAGCTCAAGTACACGACCGTCCTCAGTGCCTCCTCTGCTTGCTTGGCCTTCGCATCCGCCGCTTGCCACTCTCTCCTCGTGTCGATGGAGGAAGATGTCCTCTTGGCCTGAGACAAGGAGCCTACGGTGTTGTTCTTCGTCCGCTGCTGCAGAGATCTGAGGACGTAGTTCCACCGGCATAGCCCCGCTTGGTCCTTGAGCGCTTCCACTGCGCTCATGCTAGCCGCGACAACGAAACAAGCCCTGCTTGCAAAAGCCATATCTTTAGCCTATGAAAGAACTGATGAGTGGCAAAGAAGATCTCAGTAGATCGTGAGTGTCTCAATCTGATGCCGAAGAAGGAGAGGGAAGGGTGTCCAGTATATAAGGCTACGGTAATCGAGGAGGATGGGAGGAGAGGGTATGGAAGAGAAAGAGAACCGGGGTGCGCTGCTGCTGGTTTCTTGCTTCTCACTCCCCCTTCCCCTGATACCAGCGGCCATATTGCTTGTTTATTAGCTTCCACATGGTTGGATTTGACACCGCGAGAGTGACGCCAAGGAACTTGGCAGCATATGTATCTTGGATCTGTAATTtgtatagtatagtatagtatagtatatatatatatggtttcaTCCAATAAATTTATATCTGAAATATTAATTTCAAGATGATATACGTATTTATTTATCTCCGGAAAATTAagctacaaaatctgcatgtccaTAATAATAATGGAGATGATCAGAAAACCCAAGCGAGACGAATGGCGTCGTCTCTACAACACTCCTATTTGGGTCCCCAGCAGTCCCAGTATATGAGCTTGGACAAGGACGTCTCGGTGCGCTTGGCTCTCTCCACCGCTCCCTCCCCTCCTTTCCTCCACTGATCAACGGACGACCAAGACATCCTCTTGGTCTGAGAGAGCGTCGCCATGCTGCGTTTCGCCCGCTGGTGGAGGGACCCAACCATGTAGTTCCATCGGCACAGCCCTGCTTGATCCTTGAGCGCCTCCACAGCCGCCATGCTCGCTGCGATTATCAACGAAGCCTTGCTTGCCGAAACCATACGTATCAATCTCCTGCTCTGAGTTTGAATCTGTGTAACAGAAGTGAGTGTTCGACGGGGAAAGGGAAAGAGCACACGACAGTCCATATAAAGCCCGGAACGGAGGGCGGCTTCAGGGAAGGGAGAGGTGGAGGAAGGAGGAAACTGGGGATGAGATGCTGCTGCTGGTTTTGGGTTGCTGTTGTTTCCCAGATACGGAGGGCTTTCGGTAGGCACTTAAAAAATATCCATCTACTAAAGCAGAAGCAAAGCCACACGGATCGAAAAATGGTGGGCTCGACTTGCAGTGGGTGCACGAGGAAACTGGGAATCCAGCGACGCAGATATGGATTGTTCTGTCAGCTGGGTTGTCCTGTTTATTTGGTTTTTGCCTTCAGCTCTGGttaagaattagggttcgatcaaTATCAATAATGATGCTCGAATTACGAAACAAGTAACTATATCAATACATAGATTCCTTTGTTGGTAACTCATCTGGAATGACGCGAGCTTAGCCATCCATCATTGCTGGAAAGTATTTGTGTGAGTTGAAAACTGTGGTGAAAGTGTAGGAAGTTTACTGTCTCACCGAGAAAGAGAACACTTTGGCGAAGAATTCAGATCGATGGACACAAGGAAAACATTTCTAACATGCTTATCCACGCCATGAAAACGCATCATCCATCATGCACGCTCCAAGAATTCAGAAGAAATGGTTGATGAATATACATCATCAAAGCTGGATAATTTACAGTGGAGAAGTAAGCTGAAGCAAAAGGATCCTCTAATTGGGACCCCAACAGCTCAAGTACATGACTGTTCTCAGCGCCTCCTCCGACTGCTTCCCCTTCTCCGCCGCCGCCTGCCACCCTCTCCTACTCCTGTCGACGGAGGAAGATGTCCTCTTGGCCTGAGACAACGACCCCATGCTGCTCTTCGCCCGCTGCTGTAGGGATCTGAGGACGTAGTTCCACCGGCACAGCCCCGCCTGATCCTTGAGCGCCTCCACCGCGCTCAT encodes:
- the LOC135666688 gene encoding uncharacterized protein LOC135666688, with the translated sequence MGCTSRACVVVAASMSAVEALKDQAGLCRWNYVLRSLQQRAKSSMGSLSQAKRTSSSVDRSRRGWQAAAEKGKQSEEALRTVMYLSCWGPN
- the LOC135666689 gene encoding uncharacterized protein LOC135666689, with the protein product MAFASRACFVVAASMSAVEALKDQAGLCRWNYVLRSLQQRTKNNTVGSLSQAKRTSSSIDTRREWQAADAKAKQAEEALRTVVYLSCWGPN